The following DNA comes from Sphingomonas flavescens.
GTCTCGGTCACGCTCGCGGCGATCAGCTCTTGATAATGGTTGCCAACCGCCTCCGTGTCGTCGTGAATGCGGAATTTTCGGGAAGCGCCCGCAGCCGACCTTTGCTGGCGCGGCTGGCAGGTGATGAGTTTACCATCTTTTTCCCGACCATCGAGTCCTCTGAAGAGATCTGTCGCGTGGCACGGCGTATCGTGCTTGCCATTTCAGAACCGTTCGAGCTCAGCTCGCATAGCGTCGATATTGGTGCGTCGATTGGCGTCGCGCTGGCGCCCGAGCACGGCCAAAGTGTCGAGGCGCTGATGCGAGCGGCGGACATTGCCATGTATCGCGCGAAGGGTCGCGGCGGTGGACAGCACTGCCTGTTCGATGCCGCGCTGGCCGCCGACCATCAGCAGAAGATCGACACGGAAAAGGCGCTTGGCGATGCTGTCCAGCGCAATGAGTTCGTGCTGGCCTTCCAACCGCAGATGAGCTTGGTAACGGGCGAGGTTGTGGGTGCGGAGGCGCTGCTGCGCTGGAACCACCCCCGCGACGGCTTGCGGATGCCGTCGAGCTTCATTCCAATCGCCGAGCGGACCGGCCTGATCTCCGAGGTCGGCGAGTGGGTGACCAATGAGGTAGCATCAAACCTGGCAGCGTGGCAGCGCGACGGCTTTGATGCTCGGATCGCCTTCAACATCAGCCCGCGCCAACTCGATCGCCCGGACTTTTTTACACGTCTTCGCCAATGCTTCGCAGACGCAGGCGTGCCGTTGTCATTGATCGAGCTGGAGTTCACCGAGAGCGCAGCAATGGAAGTCGGAGCTGGCGTTCTGGACGAGATCGGCGCCCTCCGCAGAGAGGGTGCGCACGTCGCTATCGATGACTTTGGAACAGGTTATTCCAACATCGCGCGCTTGCGAGCTATGCCGCTTGATCGCGTCAAGCTCGACCCGTCACTCATCGCCGACATTGAGAATAGCGAGAAGGCGCGAGTCATCGTGCAGGCGGTCATCCAGCTGATCAAAGGCGTCGGCTGCGAGATCGTCGCCGAAGCGGTCGAGACCGTCGCGCAAGCCGACATATTGCGCGCGATGGGCTGTGATGTCGTGCAGGGCTTTGTGTTTGCTGAGCCAATGTTCGAGGAGGAGTTCCTCGCCTGGACCGGCAATGCGCGCGGCCGCTCTGCCAAGAGCGTCGCCTAGCCTAGAACTTTCCGCACCACGCGTTCGTAAATGCGCGAGAGCGCGTGGATGTCTTCGACGGCTGCGCATTCCCCGACCTTGTGCATCGTCGCGTTCGGCAAACCGAAATCGACGACGGGGCAAAGCTGAATCAAAAAACGACCATCGGACGTGCCGCCGCTGGTCGATAGTTCGGGCTTACGGCCCATCTCCTCTTCAATTGCAGCGACCACGACGTCGAACAATTGGCCAGAGGGCGTGAGAAAGGCTTCGCCCGAAATCCTCGCCCGGATTTTGGTCCCCGGTGCCTTTCGCTCCGCTATCTCCTCCACCAACCGCACCAGATCTTCTCCGCGATGCAGATTGTTGAAGCGGATGTTGAGTTGCGCCGTCGCGGTCCCCGGGATGACGTTGCTTGCATCCGTCGGCGTCGAGATGGCGGTGAATTCCAGGTTTGACGGTGGGAACTGTTCCGTGCCGTCGTCCAGATGAAGCTCATCCAGGGCGGCAATCACGCGGGCCAGCGGCGGGATCGGATTGGTCGCACGATGAGGATAGGCAACGTGACCCTGCACGCCCGGTGCCTCGATCCACATATTCACCGATCCCCGCCGCCCAATCTTCACCGTGTCGCCGAGGCGATCGACCGATGTCGGCTCGCCGATAAGGATCATGTCCGGTCGGATTTGCCGCTCATTCAGCCAGTCGATGATCCGCGGGGTGCCGTAGGTCGCATAGCCCTCTTCATCGCCGGTGATCAGAAACGAAAGCGTCCCATCGCGCGTGTCGAGGCGCGAGACCGCGCCGACATAGGCTGCGATTGCGCTCTTCATGTCATTGGCACCGCGGCCGACCAGCACCCCGTCCACAATCTCGGCACCAAACGGATCGCCGTTCCAACCTTCCCCGGAAGGAACGACGTCGAGATGCCCTGCAAAGCCGAAGTGCGGCCCACTATCGCCGCGAATCGCGACCATATTTTCGGTCGGGCCGTCGGGCGCTTCGCCCATGACCCATCGATGGACGGCGAAGCCAAGGGACGTTAGCGCATCGCCGAGCACGTCGAAAACTTCGCCACTCGCGGGGGTGACGCTTGGGCAGCGGATCAGCCGCTGCGCGAATTCGACCGGATCAATGGCTACCATGTCGCCTGCCTAGCAAGCCGCAAGGCGCCGGCAAATGCCACCGCTCGTCGTTCATTCGTCGGTTCGTCGATTTCCCGCTTGCGCTACCAACGCTACAAATGTAGCACGCTACAAATGTAGCACCGGTGGTGCGCGTTCAGGGAGTTTCCGGTGCCGATCCATTTCGTTCGATCTTTGTTGCTCGCAAGCGCGGCCGCCGCAGTCGCAGCGCCGGCATTCGGACAAACCACCCCGGCGCCTATTGCGAAGGCCGTCGATGGCAGAAGGATCTACACCGCTGCCGACTTCACGCGCTTCGCGCCCAAGACGGCGTACGACATGCTGGTCCAGGTGCCGAGCTTCTCGATCCGCTCGGCGGACCAGGAACGGGGACTTGGTCAGGCCTCCGAAAACGTGCTCATCAACGGCCAGCGGGTCGCCAACAAATCCGGCGGCGCCGTCGATCAGGCACAGCGCACTTCCGCCGCCAATGTCGACCGGATCGAAATTGTCGACGCGGCCAGCCTCGACGTCGCCGGGCTATCCGGGCAGGTCGCCAACATCATCCTGAAGTCGAGCCCGAAAGGCGGGTCAGGCCAATATGAATGGTACGTCAACTGGCGGGCGCATTATGCCGAGCCGGAGTTCCTTGGCGGTTCGATCAGCTATTCGAATAAGGTCGGACCGGTCGATTACACGATATCCGTCAAGAACCAGTCGGGCCGCGGTGGTCTGGGCGGTCCGGTCCGGCTTTACGACCGCGATCGCAACCTGATCGAAAGCCGGACCGAATTCTATCACTCCGAGTTCGAGCAGATCAGCACGCAGCTGAAGATGGCGATCGATGGGCCCGGCTCGTCGCTTGGGAACCTGACGCTTGGCTATCAACCCTACACCAATCCGGAATCGCTGCGGGACACGCGAATTCTTGCGAACGGCGAGCGTCGCAGCCGGGTCTACTCCGGCAGCCTCGCTGGCTACGTCGGCGACATTAGCGGCGATTACGAGTTCGCATTGGGCCCGGGCCGGTTGAAGCTGATCGGCTTGCGCCACTGGGAGCATGAGCCTCTCTTCAACACGCAGATCCTGTATTTCGACACGACCCATGCCGATCCGGACGGCACACGTTTCAGCCGGGATTCGCACATCGGGGAGACGATCGGCCGCGCCGAATATCACTGGAAGAGCGGCAAGAACGACTGGCAGTTTTCCTTGGAGCGAGCCTTCAATTCGCTCGACCAGCATGGCCGGCTGTTCCTGCTCGACCCGCAGCGGGAGTTTGCCGAAGTCGACTTTCCCGAAGGCAGCGGGAAAGTCACCGAAACGCGCTACGAAGGCATTGCGACCTTGAGCCGCCCGTTAACGCCGAAACTCGACCTGCAGGTGGCGGCAGGCGCCGAGATTTCGAAGCTCGACCGTGTCACGGATGACCAGCCCGCGCGGAAGTTTTTCCGGCCCAAGGGCAGCGTGACGCTCGGCTGGCGCCCGGCGAAGGGGTGGGACGTCAGCCTCAAGCTCCGCCGCCGCGTGGGACAGATCAGCTTTTACGATTTCCTCTCACAGCCGCAGTTGGAGCAGGACCGCGAGAATGCGGGCAACCCCGACCTCGTGCCGCCGCAGAGCTGGGAGATCGAGACGGAGATCGGCCGTGATTTCGGCAAGTGGGGAAAAACGCGGCTCAACCTGCATTATTATCGCATCGAGGATATCGTCGACGTCATCCCCATCGGGACGGACGGGCAGGGCGTCGGCAATTTGCCGCGGGCACAACAGGCCGGCTTCGAGAGCGTCAGCACCTTGCTGGGCGATCCGATCGGCTGGAAGGGTGCCAAGCTGGACCTCACGGTCGGCGGCGAATGGTCGTCCGTTCGCGATCCGCTGACCCACGAGAAACGGCCGATCGGCGGCAATCGCGATCGCTGGATGAGCGCCCGGATCCGTCACGACATTCCCGGCACGCCATTCGCCTGGAGCGCCTACGTCCAGCATAACCATTATGCGAAATATTATTATCTGACCGAGGTCTACAGCTCGCTAGACCTGCCGTGGATCTCCGGCTTCTACGTCGAGGACAAGAACGTGATGGGGCTGACCGTCCGGGCCAGCGTCGACAACATCTTCAATGGCAAGCACATTTACCACCGGACGATTTATGGCGGGTACCGAGATCGCTTTCCGGTCACGACCTATGAAAATCACGACGACATCGTCGGCCCGTTGTTCAAGGTGTCGGTGAAGGGGACCTTCTAGCGGCGGTGCGCGAAACTGCTATTGTCCTGCCATGCCCAAAGTCGACCTGGACGCCATCCCGCAAGTCAATCGCACCGGCTATCCGGCGCCCTTCGACGAGGCGGTGGCGGGACGCTGGCAACGGCGCCTCGCCCCGGCCGTGGGATTGACCGAATTCGGCGCGACGCATGTCGTCCTGAAGCCGGGCGCCTGGTCGTCCCAGCGGCATTGGCACGACGGCGAAGACGAATTTCTCGTCATGCTCACCGGAGAGGCCGTGCTGGCTGAGGACGATGGCGAGACCCTGCTACGCGCTGGTGACATCGCTGCTTGGCCCAAGGGGAGCACCAATGGGCATCACCTGCGCAATGAAAGCGACGCGGACTGTTCGTTCGTCGCGATCGGGGCGGGGGCCAACACGGGCGGCGGCTATTCCGACATCGACATGATCTTCACGCCCGAGGGTACCTATGCCCACAAGGACGGCACGCCTTACGACGCCAAGCGCCAGCCTTAGGCGGCGCCCTCGGTCTCGTACTGTTCGATCACCCAGGGCTCGTCCTGGGCCTTGTCGATCCACTCCGCCACGTGCGGATGCGACAGCACGTTTTTCATGTAGACGCCGGCAAAGCTGGGCACGCCGACGCCATAGGTGATCAGGCGCGTGACCACGGGCGCGTACATGATGTCCGCGGCGCACCACTCTCCGAATAGGAAATCGCCGGTTCCGCCCCAGCGGGCGCGGGCTTGCGCCCATAATTGCAGGATCCGCTCGACCTCGCCCCTTACGCCCTCGCTCAAATCCTTGGGCGGGAAGCTCTTGCGGACGTTCATCGGCAGTTCGCGGCGCAAGTTTGCGAAGCTGCTGTGCATCTCAGCGGACATCGACCGCGCGACCGCGCGCGCGCCTTCGTCTTCCGGCCAGAATAGGGCAGGCCCGTAGCGGTCGGCGAGGAAGTCGATGATTGCCAGGCTGTCCCAGACGACGATGTCGCCGTCCCACAGGATTGGCACCTTGCCGAGCGACGGCGCGAACTCGTCGCCTTCGCGACGCTGCTCCCACTCCGCGTCGAACATCGGCACCACGAGTTCCTCAAACTCCTCGCCAGTTTGCTTGCAAGCGAGCCAGCCGCGCATCGACCAGCTCGAATAAGCGCGATTGCCGATGATCAGCTTGAACAAGCCCGTCTCCCTAGGTCGTCGCGGCTTCGAGGATGGCCGTCCGCAATTCCGCGATCCCGCTACCGGTTTCGCTGGACGTAGTGAAGATCGTCGGGTGAGCGGCCGGGTGCTTGGCGGCTTCGACGCGCGTGGCCTCAAGTGTCTTGGCAAGCTCGGTCGGCTTCACCTTGTCGCCCTTGGTCAAGACCACGTGATAGCTGACCGCTGCGTCGTCGAGCATTTGCATCATCTCGCGATCGACGTCCTTCAGACCATGCCGCGAATCCACCAGCACCAGCGCGCGCTTCAACGGCCCGCGCCCGCGCAGGAAATCGTTCACGACGCGCTTCCATCGCTTGACCATGTCGCGCGGGGCCTCGGCGAAACCGTAGCCGGGCATGTCGACCAGCCGCAGCTGCAGCGGTTCGCCCACGTCGAAGAAGTTGAGCTCCTGCGTCCGACCAGGCGTATTGGACGTCCGCGCCAAACCCTTGCGGTTGGTGAGCGCATTGAGCAGCGAACTCTTCCCGACGTTCGAACGGCCGGCAAAAGCAACTTCGGGCGCATCCGGATCAGGCAGGAAGCGAAGATCCGGCGCCGATTTCAGAAACGTGATCGGCCCCGCAAAGAGCTTCCGCGCGCGCTCCGTCAGCTCTTCGTTCGCCTCGCTCACGTTGCGACCGGGTGCGTGTCTTTAAGGTGCAGTCCGTACTTGCGGTACAGCCACCATTGCTGCGCCATCGTCAGCACGTTGTTGGTGATCCAGTAGAGCTGCAGCCCCGCCGCGAACGGCGCCATGATGAACACCAGGAACCAGGGCATGATCGCGAACACCTGCGCCTGCGCGGGGTCCATCGGCTGCGGGTTGAGCTTCATCGAGCCCCACTGCGTCGCGCCGACGAGGATCGGCAGCACACCGATCGCTAGGAACGCCGGCGGGGTGAAGTGCAGCAGGCCGAAGAGGTTGACCGGGGTCAGCGGGTCCGCTGCCGACAAATCCTTGATCCACAACGCGAACGGCTGATGGCGCATTTCGACGCTGACCAGCAGCACCTTGTAGAGCGCATAGAAAACCGGGATCTGCAGCAGGATTGGTAAGCAGCCCGCCGCCGGATTGATCTTCTCGGCCTGATAGAGCTTCAGGATTTCCTGCTGCTGGCGCTGCTTGTCGTCCTTGAACCGCTCCTGCAGCGCCTTCAGCTTGGGCTGGATCTTGCGCATGGCGGCCATCGACTGGAACTGCTTCTGCGCAATCGGGAACATGATCGCGCGGACGATGAGCGTCAGGCAGATGATGGCCACGCCGAAATTGCCGACCGTGTGGAACAGGAACATCAGCAGGTCGAAGATCGGCCGCATGAAGAATTCGAACCAGCCCCAGTCGATCGACTTGGACAGCTTCGGAATGCCGGCATCCTCGTAGCGATCGAGCCAGGCCTTCTCCTTCGCGCCCGCAAATAGCCGCGTCTGCGTTGTCGAAGTCTGGCCGGGTGCGACCGTGATCGGTGCGAGAGCATAATCGGCCTGATACCCGCCGCTCGGACTGCGGCGGAAATCGGCAGCCATGCTGCCCTGCGGGATTAGGGCCGTGAGCCAATATTTGTCGGTGAAGCCGAGCCAGCCGTCGACATTGTTGAAGGGCTGCGGCCCATCTTCGTCGAGGTTCTTGTAGTTCACGTCGTAATTGGCCTTGCCACCGAAGAGACCGATGGGCCCGACGTGGTTCGTCCAGCTATCGGGGTCGTGCGACTTCTCGGCGCGGCTGACGAGGCCGATCGGCCGCAATATGAAGGGGGCGCTGGAGCCGTTGGTGACGCTCTGCGCCACCGTGAACAGATAGCCGTCGTCCACCGCGATTTTGATCTGGTAACGCGCGCCGTCGGCCCCTTGCGAAGTCAGCGTGACGGGGCGACCGGGAACGAGCTCCTGGCTATCGGCAGTCCACATCGTATCCATGCCAGGAGCCGCGCCGTTCTGGGCGGTCCACCCGAAGCTGGCGAGATAGGCTCCCGGCGCGCCGAGCGGGGAGAACAGCCGCACGGGCGGGGAGTTCTTGGCGATGGTCTGCCGTTGATCGAGCAGCACGAGATCGTCGATCTGTGCGCCCTTGAGGTTAATCGAGCCGCTCAGCGACGGCGTGCGGATCGCAACTCGCTGGGAGCTTCCTAATGCAGCCGCAACCGACATCGTCGCCTTGGGCGTTGCGGGTGCCGACGGTTGCGCGTTCGGCTGTTGCACTGGCTGCTGTTTGCCCGCTTCGATCTTTGTGCTTGGAGGATTCGCAGTCGGGAAGAATTTGTTCGCCGCCCAGCTCCAGCCGAGCAGGACGAGCGCGCTCAG
Coding sequences within:
- the yidC gene encoding membrane protein insertase YidC — its product is MNDSKNLILAVVLSALVLLGWSWAANKFFPTANPPSTKIEAGKQQPVQQPNAQPSAPATPKATMSVAAALGSSQRVAIRTPSLSGSINLKGAQIDDLVLLDQRQTIAKNSPPVRLFSPLGAPGAYLASFGWTAQNGAAPGMDTMWTADSQELVPGRPVTLTSQGADGARYQIKIAVDDGYLFTVAQSVTNGSSAPFILRPIGLVSRAEKSHDPDSWTNHVGPIGLFGGKANYDVNYKNLDEDGPQPFNNVDGWLGFTDKYWLTALIPQGSMAADFRRSPSGGYQADYALAPITVAPGQTSTTQTRLFAGAKEKAWLDRYEDAGIPKLSKSIDWGWFEFFMRPIFDLLMFLFHTVGNFGVAIICLTLIVRAIMFPIAQKQFQSMAAMRKIQPKLKALQERFKDDKQRQQQEILKLYQAEKINPAAGCLPILLQIPVFYALYKVLLVSVEMRHQPFALWIKDLSAADPLTPVNLFGLLHFTPPAFLAIGVLPILVGATQWGSMKLNPQPMDPAQAQVFAIMPWFLVFIMAPFAAGLQLYWITNNVLTMAQQWWLYRKYGLHLKDTHPVAT
- a CDS encoding glutathione S-transferase family protein, producing MFKLIIGNRAYSSWSMRGWLACKQTGEEFEELVVPMFDAEWEQRREGDEFAPSLGKVPILWDGDIVVWDSLAIIDFLADRYGPALFWPEDEGARAVARSMSAEMHSSFANLRRELPMNVRKSFPPKDLSEGVRGEVERILQLWAQARARWGGTGDFLFGEWCAADIMYAPVVTRLITYGVGVPSFAGVYMKNVLSHPHVAEWIDKAQDEPWVIEQYETEGAA
- a CDS encoding putative bifunctional diguanylate cyclase/phosphodiesterase → MTAGTAQKISNAILSCGAGVASFLFSLGALLTLTELDQKVVAALVAGAFCLLVSYVAAERPNSESARALSALSERLLAVEDGDLVSPAPPLVQRNMPKVATAVDSLFAEVRASIENAHALGMYDPVTSLPNRLHFRSEADKLLHQTTAGMLSAMLFVDLDRFKMVNDSLGHARGDQLLIMVANRLRVVVNAEFSGSARSRPLLARLAGDEFTIFFPTIESSEEICRVARRIVLAISEPFELSSHSVDIGASIGVALAPEHGQSVEALMRAADIAMYRAKGRGGGQHCLFDAALAADHQQKIDTEKALGDAVQRNEFVLAFQPQMSLVTGEVVGAEALLRWNHPRDGLRMPSSFIPIAERTGLISEVGEWVTNEVASNLAAWQRDGFDARIAFNISPRQLDRPDFFTRLRQCFADAGVPLSLIELEFTESAAMEVGAGVLDEIGALRREGAHVAIDDFGTGYSNIARLRAMPLDRVKLDPSLIADIENSEKARVIVQAVIQLIKGVGCEIVAEAVETVAQADILRAMGCDVVQGFVFAEPMFEEEFLAWTGNARGRSAKSVA
- a CDS encoding TonB-dependent receptor plug domain-containing protein is translated as MPIHFVRSLLLASAAAAVAAPAFGQTTPAPIAKAVDGRRIYTAADFTRFAPKTAYDMLVQVPSFSIRSADQERGLGQASENVLINGQRVANKSGGAVDQAQRTSAANVDRIEIVDAASLDVAGLSGQVANIILKSSPKGGSGQYEWYVNWRAHYAEPEFLGGSISYSNKVGPVDYTISVKNQSGRGGLGGPVRLYDRDRNLIESRTEFYHSEFEQISTQLKMAIDGPGSSLGNLTLGYQPYTNPESLRDTRILANGERRSRVYSGSLAGYVGDISGDYEFALGPGRLKLIGLRHWEHEPLFNTQILYFDTTHADPDGTRFSRDSHIGETIGRAEYHWKSGKNDWQFSLERAFNSLDQHGRLFLLDPQREFAEVDFPEGSGKVTETRYEGIATLSRPLTPKLDLQVAAGAEISKLDRVTDDQPARKFFRPKGSVTLGWRPAKGWDVSLKLRRRVGQISFYDFLSQPQLEQDRENAGNPDLVPPQSWEIETEIGRDFGKWGKTRLNLHYYRIEDIVDVIPIGTDGQGVGNLPRAQQAGFESVSTLLGDPIGWKGAKLDLTVGGEWSSVRDPLTHEKRPIGGNRDRWMSARIRHDIPGTPFAWSAYVQHNHYAKYYYLTEVYSSLDLPWISGFYVEDKNVMGLTVRASVDNIFNGKHIYHRTIYGGYRDRFPVTTYENHDDIVGPLFKVSVKGTF
- the dapE gene encoding succinyl-diaminopimelate desuccinylase, coding for MVAIDPVEFAQRLIRCPSVTPASGEVFDVLGDALTSLGFAVHRWVMGEAPDGPTENMVAIRGDSGPHFGFAGHLDVVPSGEGWNGDPFGAEIVDGVLVGRGANDMKSAIAAYVGAVSRLDTRDGTLSFLITGDEEGYATYGTPRIIDWLNERQIRPDMILIGEPTSVDRLGDTVKIGRRGSVNMWIEAPGVQGHVAYPHRATNPIPPLARVIAALDELHLDDGTEQFPPSNLEFTAISTPTDASNVIPGTATAQLNIRFNNLHRGEDLVRLVEEIAERKAPGTKIRARISGEAFLTPSGQLFDVVVAAIEEEMGRKPELSTSGGTSDGRFLIQLCPVVDFGLPNATMHKVGECAAVEDIHALSRIYERVVRKVLG
- a CDS encoding cupin domain-containing protein, which gives rise to MPKVDLDAIPQVNRTGYPAPFDEAVAGRWQRRLAPAVGLTEFGATHVVLKPGAWSSQRHWHDGEDEFLVMLTGEAVLAEDDGETLLRAGDIAAWPKGSTNGHHLRNESDADCSFVAIGAGANTGGGYSDIDMIFTPEGTYAHKDGTPYDAKRQP
- the yihA gene encoding ribosome biogenesis GTP-binding protein YihA/YsxC gives rise to the protein MSEANEELTERARKLFAGPITFLKSAPDLRFLPDPDAPEVAFAGRSNVGKSSLLNALTNRKGLARTSNTPGRTQELNFFDVGEPLQLRLVDMPGYGFAEAPRDMVKRWKRVVNDFLRGRGPLKRALVLVDSRHGLKDVDREMMQMLDDAAVSYHVVLTKGDKVKPTELAKTLEATRVEAAKHPAAHPTIFTTSSETGSGIAELRTAILEAATT